The Juglans regia cultivar Chandler chromosome 10, Walnut 2.0, whole genome shotgun sequence genome includes the window taatgtcatttattcaataattattctGCATGGACTTTGAgctgttttaaattataatttcgaattagtttaaaaataatactacgtTTTAAGAAGATTTTTCCTGAAATCTTCCACTGTAGATCATCTAGAATCTTTTGCAAATGTagcaacttttatataaaagagaatctaCTACATttatcttcccaaaaaaaaaaggatctcatctcatatttacATCCATACATATgctaaaataaatcatataaaaataatactatattttatttaatgaaataaaattgtttaaaacattcactaataatattttattcaattcctTCCACCTGTCTTAATTGACTTTAAACTATAAGTTtgcttcttttataaaaaatttgaataattttatttgaaggtctttacactatatattatttacgtgatataatttaatttaaaaaataaatttttaaaatttaaatcttatgaatcaaattatatgacatatatatcatcaattaataatacaaaaaattatttatatgttgaattttttttttttttaataactgcCCAATGAAAATCATGTAATCAAGTGATCATCAAAAGACTTTCCTTGACAGCTGTAATCCGATCAGCATACACATTCATTAGTCATGAATTAATATGATACAAATTCGGGTTATGATATCTTGTATCAAGATGTACGTACATGTGCTTTTatcaatcttaaaatataacaaatatatattgacATGTGAAATACAGTAGATCATAGATGGCCAGGTAAAAAATAGCGACTATATACTTAACAATATATTGATTAGTACTCAAGATTCAAGCAATGTACATGAACTAAAAGTAAGTCTCCTCTCTGTTTTCCCGCGAAAGCAGAGGTGGTGAATATTTTCTCGATCCTTCAGGGAGGACGAGCTTCGGGTAAATCTGTGGTGAGGTTGGGTACTATGGAGGAGTTGGAGGACCTTGAGGAGTTGTGTGGGAATCTGTGTTTAACAGAAGAGGAGAAAGTGGGGATTGACTTTGGGAGTGAATCGGGTGAGGTAGTGAGAGAGAAAGGCGAGAGAAGCTTAATCGGAAAGGTGTGTATGCAGAGGGTGATTGGGAGTGAGGTGCTTGCCTCGACTTTGGGCAAAATATGGAGAGTAAGCTATCCTGCTATATTCCAGGAGGTAGGAATAAACATATTCGTTATCACTTTCAAAACCAATGCTGACAAGTTGAAGGTGATGGACGGACGTCCATGGCTATTTGATGGCCATCTGTTCATCCTCTAAGTGTTTGATGGTTTGTCCCAACCACAGAACTGGAAATTTGACAGAGAAGTTTTTTGGATCCAATTTCATAATCTGCCGATGGCTTTCATGACATGGGATTGTGGTATGAAAATTGGTAATTCTATGGGAAAAGTGCTGGATGTGGAGGTTACGGATGATGGAGTGGGATGGGGTCATTTTTTGAGAGTAAGAATTGAGATTCCATTGCAAAAAGCCATTGCGAGGGGTAGATTTATAAAAACTGAGGGGCGTAATGTGTGGGTGAATTTCAAATATGAGAAGTTACCTAGATTGTGTTTCCATTGTGGATGGATTATTCATGGAGAGAATGGCTGTGTAGTAGAAACTAACGGAGGGGTGCGGGATGAGATTCCGAAATCTAAATTTGGGACATGGCTGAGAGCTAACATTTCATCCAGGAGGAGACCCTATAATTCTGGAGATTGGAAGGATAGGGAGAGGAGTAAAGCGGGGGAGGGGCGAGATAATATTTGGAGggatgaaaaaaacaaaaaaaaagatacagGGAAGGAGAGTTCAgagggaaatgagagaaaaactaTAGTAAAGGAGTATGAGGAGGGAGTAGAGAATGGAAATATGGGAGAGGAAAATGGGACTCTGGTGGAAGTAGAGGGAGGGTATTTAGATTTGATGACAGAAGTAAATGATGAAATTCTGAAGGAACCTAGAGGGTCTGGTGTGGATCAAGAGACATTAGAAATCGAGAAACAATCGCTCTCTAGTGATCTCAAGGAAAGCAATGATAAGAATGAAGATGAGGAAAGTACTGATGGGCAGAATGTTGTGCAAGGTACTGTGACAACTGGAAAATGGAAGCGAAGAGCAAGAAGCAAAGGTAAGAATTCAGTGCCCTCTAGTcctttttccataaaaaaaaagaggtgggAGGGATATTAGTAAAGAAGAGAAGGAACAAAAGAAGTTTAAGAAGGTGGAGGAATGTGAGGATATGCTATCACTGACTGAAGTGGCGGTGGCTGTTTGGCAGCCCCGCCAAGAGCCATGAAAACCATcagttggaactgtcgggggcttgggaacccccgaaTAGTTCAGGCCCTTTGCTTGTtagcaaaggaaaagaaacctGATATTGTCTTCTGGAGACAAAGATAGACTCTAGAAAAGCTACAAGGGTGCAAAAGAAATTGGGAATGGAGGGTTGTATTGTGGTAGAACCTAAGGGAATGAGGGGGGGCTATTGTTGATGTGGAAGAGTGGTGATAATGTTGAGTTACTAAACTACTCTCAGAGGCATGTTAGTGTTTGGGTTAATGGTGAAGGTGGGGGAAGTAGATGGTTACTAACGGGGTTTTATGGAAATCCTGATACTAGTAAAAGGGGGTCATCATGGGAGTTACTTAAAGATCTGAAACCTTTACCAGGAGTGGATTGGTGTGTCataggagattttaatgaaatagtgTCCCAAGATGAAAAAGTGggggggagggagagaaatgaagGGCAGATGGAAGTGTTTAGAAGGGCCTTAGAGATATCGGGGCTCTCTGATTTGGGATGGTGTGGGTATAAGTTTACATGGAGCAATGGTCACGTGGATGAATCTTTTGTGAAAGAAATGTTGGATCGGGCTGTAGCTAATTATGGCTGGGCCAATAGATTTCAAGACATGAATGTGGAGGCTCTAATGACTTGGGTTTCAAACCACAAGCCTCTTGTGCTTTCTATAAATAGAAGGGAGCAGAGGTTATTCAAGAAGAGGAATTTTAGGTATGAAATGAGTTGGAGTATGGAAGAAGAGTGTGGAAAAATTATAGAAGCTGAATGGAGCAAGATTTCTGATGTGAATGAGCCACGAAAAAAGTTACAAAGGGGTCTTGTTGGATGCAGAAATTCACTGAGCAAATGGAGTAAAAATTTTGTTCTAGAAAGGGAAGGCGATATCAATGTGCTgtctgagaaaataaaaattatggagAAGGAGGAGGGGCAAGCAAATATTCATGAACTGATGAGACTAAAAGGAGAGCTTAATGTCCTTCTAGAGCAGGAGGATCTGAggtggaaacaaagggcaaaaAAGCACTGGTTAACATATGGTGATAGAAACACTAAGTTCTATCACGCATGTGCAAaccagagaaaaaagaaaaatactataaaaaaaattacggaTTCACAAGGGAGGTTAGTGGAGGATGAGGTGCAGATAGAGGGTGCTTTCCATGATTACTTTAGtgaaatttattcatcatcaaAACCAAAAGAGGAGGATATAGAAAAATGTGTTATGCTAGCTGAACCAAAAGTTACAGAGGTCATGAATGCGAGGTTGGAGAGGAACTTTACTGTTTCTGAAGTTGAAATAGCACTTAAACAAATGTCAGCCTTGAAATCACCTGGTCTTGATGGGTTTGGGGCAGGTTTCTATCAAAATCATTGGCATATTGTGGGGGAGGACACATGCAAGGCAGTTCTAGAGTTTCTGAATGGTGGAGAAATGAACATGGGGGTGAATCATACCTTAATTGCTCTAATACCCAAGGTTAAGTCCCCATCAATGTTAAGGAGTTTAGGCCCATAAGTCTTTGCAACGTTCTGTATAAACTCATTTCAAAGGTTATTGTGAACAGAATTAAGATTGTATTATCAGAAATTATATCATCCAATCAAAGTGCCTTCATTCCGGGTAGGTTAATTTCTGACAACATCATGATAGCCTATGAGATGCTGCACACTATGAAGACAAAACAGAAGGGAAGGACTGGAACTATGGCAATAAAACTTGATATGTcaaaggcctatgatagggtggagtggCCTTTCCTTGAAGCTATGTTGAAAAGACTGGGTTTTGGCTTGAAGATGTGCAGTTTGATAATGAAGTGCATTTCTTCTGTGAGTTATTCAGTCTTAGTCAATGGGAAAGTGGGGAGAAGTTTCTTACCTTCAAGGGGTATTAGGCAAGGGGACCTTTTATCCCCTTACCTATTTATCATTTGTGCAGAGGGACTAAGCCAATTGCTGTTAAATTCAGAGAGGGAAGGTGCAATAAGGGGGACAGCCATAAGTAGGGGAGGCATACGAGTGAACCACCTTCTTTTTGCTGACGATTGTGTGCTTTTTTGCAGAGCTTTAAAGAGGGAATGGAAAGTTATCTATTCCATTCTAGAAATGTATGAAAAAGCATCAGGGCAGGCCCCTAACAAACAAAAGACATCCATCTTTTTCAGCTCCAACACGACTAAGGTGGTAAAAAGAATGTTGTTCCAAGAGGCTGGGGCAGTGCTTTGTGATAGCTATGAGAGGTATCTAGGTCTGCCTGCTGTTGTAGGGAGGTCAAGGTATAATGCTTTTCGAAGCATAAAGGAAAAAGTGTGGTTGAAGATGCAAAATTGGAAATCTGCTTTTCTGTCCAAAGCTGATAAAGAAGTTCTTATAAAGGCTGTTCTCCAAGCCATTCCTACTTATACTATGAGCATTTTTCAACTGCCGAAAAGGTTGTGTAGGGATATTGAAGCTTTAATGTCCAAATTCTGGTGGAGTAACTGCCAAAAAGAAAGGGGTATTCATTGGAAAAGGTGGAGTTGGTTGGGAATGGCAAAAGCTGAGGGTGGATTGGGGTTTAGAAATTTGGAATCATTCAACAGAGCAATGCTAGCAAAACAAGGGTGGAGAATTCTGAAGGAGCCTCTCTCTTTAGTTGCAAGAGTTTTCAAGGACAAGTATTTTAAGAATATGCAATTCCTTGAGGCACCTCTTGGAAGATTGCCTTCTCTGATATGGAAAAGCATATGGTCAGCCATGGGGTTAGTAAAGGAGGGTATGCTTTGGAGGATTGGAAACGGGAAGTCAGTAAACATATGGGGGCAGAAGTGGTTACCTACTCAAACAACTCATTGTGTTCAATCTGAAATAAAAGTCCTTAATCCCAATGCTAAAGTAAGTGAGTTAATTGAAGAACAAGAGGGGAGGTGGAAAGAGGATGTTGtagcaaatatttttaataaagaagaGGCGAAGGTGATCTGTGCAATTCCTGTTAGCAGGTTTGGAAGTGCAGATAAACTGATTTGGGGTCCAtccaaaaatggaaaattttcagtCAAAAGTGCCTACTTTgtggaacaaaagaaatatgtgGAGAGTGGTCCATCTCATGTAAAAGAGGAGGTCGATATTTGGAAGAGAATCTGGTCTCTTGATGTCCCAGGCGTAGCTAAGCATTTTATGTGGAGAGCAGTAAATAAAATTCTTCCAACAAAGATGAAGTTGATGAGTATAAAAGTCACTAAGGATGCTAAATGTCCAATCTGTCATGTTGAAGATGAAACCGTAGAGCATGTTTTATGGAATTGAAGGGTATATGGCATAGAAGAAATAAAGTTGTGTTTGAAAACAAGTTTGTAAGCCCAGGCACGGTTGTACAGCTAGCAATTGGAGGGCTTGATGAGTTCCATGTTGCAAATCAGATAAAGGGAGTAAACCAAAAGCATACTGCAGAGGGAGGTAGGGGGGAGAATTGGAAGAGACCGAATGGACAATGGTTTAAGGCAAACTTTGATGGGGCTTTGAATATGGAAATGCAGAAGATGGGGATGGGGATTGTGGTCAGGGATAGCAAAGGAGAGGTTATAGCATCTCTATGTGGCACAAAAGGGTCTGTAACTTCCCCTTTTATTGCAGAATTAAATGCACTGTGGAGAACAATGGATTTTTGCTCTGAGTTGGGTTTGCAGGATGTGATAATTGAGGGTGATGCAAAAGAGCTTATAGATGCAATTAACACTGAAACAGAAGATGAATCATGGAAGGGACAGCTTGTGGAAGATATGAAGCAAAAGTGGAAGAACAGAAAACAATGGGATTTGAAGTTCATATACAGGGAAGGGAATGTGGTGGCGCACCACCTTGCAAAGTTAGCTTTACAGCTAGATGATGAAGTGTGCTGGATAGAAAATGTTCCTAAGAATGTAAACTGTTTAGTTCAAAGAGATAAAGATTGTAGTGAAAACAATATGATGAAATGAATACAAGAAAGttcttatttcaaaaaaaaaaaagattcaagcAATGTGTTtggcttttgtttttatttttaatgagcaagataatcactttaaaagtactccataacatgacatgacatgacatcgaggggttaaatattattttttacaagctGTTGATATAGAATCGTTCCATATGAGCTatgttaataaataatattagtgttttaatctttttaagttataataaaTCTCACAAGTGGTATGTTAACGTATATATCGACTTGTATATAAGAAagatttttgttatatatagtcatatttttttgtatattctattaatattattctccaaaatagttattttatattaaaaattatgacgcagtcaatcacattagtgaAATGTACAACTAATACATAAAAGTGActacatatagaatttttatataggaaaactttaaataaaagataaataatatttacaagtgATTGTACAAATGATAaccaaaatgatatttacaagaGGATACAAATTCGtgtactttttaaaaaaaaattagataaatctcaactcacttgaagattttaatttttttaatgatattattaaaaattctattaatttttaatcatattatacataatcaattattaaaatgttgaaatttttaaaaattggaaattcaattaaagaatttgataaaatagagtacatattcaataaaaataatattatgcataaacttgtattttaaaagatgcttaaaaaataaaatgaaataaaaattttatgaatattaataataaaatttgtaaataatagagatgtagTTTCcgattaagtaattattaaattttaagaaatgaaacataacagttgaataaaaattattataaaattaaaagatttttaaattataattttttaatcatacctCTTCTACTATTGTTTTATTACTAagcaatttttttcccttttgctatttatatttgaattaaaaacctcagaatttatttttattgcaaaatataaaataaaattaattcaatcaatcaatacaatcatataatttaatcaaaaaaaaattaattttatgaagctctaggttgcacagcaatcgaactaatggaacatacaggagaggtaaccaacttattcatattccaatttgcatcttaaaaacatttaatcttagatattcaaataggaagttattaaaaatatcttttacattatatttatttaccatacaggaacatttaccgtatatccaaaatattgtaaaattatgttcaaccaaaaaatggatcatacaattgggtgcagatttagatcaactccaaaaacaaagtcacaaaaacttcaatgttctctccataaatgttgtgaatgaggagaacacaccactttgaatcGATAACCTGCAAACATTACTTTCAGTAACAAAAGAAAcacttatgtaatatttagttgtttcagactttactttcagtaacgaaagaaacaattatgtaatatttagtcgttttagactctactttcagtaacgaaaaaaacaattatgtaatatttacttTCCAGACTTGTTTAAACGTATAGTTTGTTtaaatctattatcagagaCCTTAAACAATTATAGTTTGCTTAAACAATTagttatattatcttcatagaccttatcattaaattctcttcttttacactataagtttatattttagaataatctaatacagggcaaacgtgcatcgcacgtgaattcactgctagtatatatatatatatatatatatatatatatatatatatatatatgatcgatgAGCAGTGCTACATCATCAAGGATGTAGCATTGGACCGGTCCCgagaagaatatttttttaaaattttttttatttaatttttttaaaaaattcacaatatcattaaaaaatattttaaaataaaataataaaaatttgtcGAGACCCAAATGTCTAGCATTTTTCTCTACTTGTCAATATTTTTCTCTACTTGTCAATCTCAGCATCACGTGGTATGCTTTCTTTTGCTTCTTATTGtcagttgaatattttttattgtttatcaaGTAATTTATTTAGACGCAGTActtagatgtaaaaaaaaaaattacataaactCATACAAAATGTTGTTTTGAGACAATTCCAGAAAGAAGACAAAAcccaaaccaaaacaaaacgaAAAACAAGAATGCTTGAATTTATACAAAAGTACAGTTGACCAAAGTTTGTTGGAATTTGTAAAACAATTCTTTTATATACAACCGTTGATGCGAAACCAGTGCGGATCCGTCAGACGTGGCAGTGCagctaatattttataattgtgcgacgcaaattatatataagtccAGTTGCATTGAGCCAGACAAAGTCAAAGAAGCATAGGTCGACTGCCAAACCTACCACATTGAGGAGAGAATCTAGAAAGGACCAACTCAAAGCTGCATATAATTTTGCATTCAAACCACAAATACATGGAAAAGTTTGAATCAAACTAGAGATATTGAAATGGTAGATACCAGCGTTGGAGGTAGAGTGAAGAGCTACAGAGGGGTCACGCTGTGGGCCGAAGAAGCATTCTCAACTCTTCCCGttcttcattttataatttctttttcttttttgatttttttttcctttatttccccctgaaataagaaataagaaaacatCACAAAATAGACAAAACAAGAAGGAGGGAAATTTCGGATCTGGAAGAGTCTTTGTGTGGTGGTCTCTTCGTGTGAGTGTCTGAAAATATGATTCAAGTCACAAAGTTGTTGCTGGAGTGAGTGAGATCTCAagcaaagaacaaaataaaagtaaactttTTTGTGCAAGCGAACatcacaaaaagaagaaaaaaggttcTCTGTAATGGCAGtttgggagagaaaaaaaaattggaaaaaaaagaaggctTTTGcagtttgggaaaaaaaaaactttgggaAAAAAGGTTCTCTGTAACAGCAGTTCTCTATAACAAACTATAGATCAGTTCAATCGCTCTGAACTAATGCAGTTtggggagggaaaaaaaaatttggccaCTCAACAACGCACAATTTGACAGAAGCCCGAGGAGACGAAACTCACGAAGATGAAGATGGAGAAAATCAGTTTCAAAGGATCTTGcgaagatggagatggagaagatCAGAGGAGGAAGGGTACGTGGAGAAGATCAGAGGAGACGAAACGGCGAAGTGGatgggagaaggagaaggaggaggagaaggaaaagGGGAAAAGCTTTGTGGTAGATTAGAAGGACTACAGGCGAATTGTCTTCTCGAATGAAACGAATCGTTGAGTAATTTTGAATGAAACGAACTGTTTCGTTAAGTCTCCACGTAGGACCCAATTACACACCGGTTCCTCAAGCCGGTTGCATTTAGCATGTTTCTttgtaaaattgattaaaaaaaaattactatcaGTAATCCTAGGAAAAGAATAGAGAAGATGAAATTAACTCAAGAAGTCATGGGGGAAACTGAGGTTGATGTCAGTTTGATAAGAAGACATCAACCCTATcgaaatatataatacatatgtAGATGACAAAACTACAGTTTTGCCATGGATTTGTGATCAATCTGATGAATATGCTGAGTTAGGGTTCGGGAACAGAGAGAGATTTGGGCAAACAAATGCTTTCGtatcttctattatttttttgtaaaacatttaCAATCAAAAGAAGTATTTATATGTACTAAAACTACAAGGGCAGAAAAGTAAGTTTACATATAAAGAAAAACTAATGTATTTCTAAtagtccccctcaagatggagtgTATATATCTAAGACACCCATCTTGCTAAGCAATGAATGGAATTGTTGAGACCCAAGTGCCTTGGTAAAAATGTCACTAAGCTGAGAATGGGAAGCAACATGAAATGTCTTTATCAGCTTTGCTTGGAGCTTTTCTCTCACAATATGACAATCAATTTCGATGTGCTTTGTCCTttcatgaaaaactggattAGCAGCAATGTGAAGGGTTGCTTTGCTGTCACAGAATAATGAAGCTGGTTTGGCATGAGTAATCTGAAAATCTGCCAACAAAGTAATTAACCAAGAAATCTCACAAGCAGTAGAGGCCATAGCCCTATATTCAGCTTCGGCTGAGGACTTTGAGACGATTTGTTGCTTCTTAGACTTCCAGGAAATTAAAGAATTTCCAAGAAACACACAAAAACCTGTAATGGATCTTCTAGTATCCATACAACCAGCCCAATCCGAGTCACAAAATGCTTCAAGATGAAAATCTGAGCTGGCTGGAAAGAAAAGGCCTTGACCGGGTGCTCCCTTCAAGTATCTAAGCACTCGGTGTAGAGCATTTGAATGTGGCTGCCTTGGTTTATCCATATACTGACTTAGAATTTGCACATAATAGGAGATGTCTGGCCGTGATATAGTGAGATAAATGAGCCTCCCAATTAACCTCCGATATAAAGAAGGATCCTCTAAAGGTTCACCAtctaaatttgagaattttgcattttgttccATAGGAAAAGTAACAGATTTGGCAGCCAAAAAACCTGAATCTTGCAAAATATCTAacacatattttctttgacacaaTATTATGCCTTTGGAAGACCTAGCAACTTCCAtcccaagaaaatatttcaaggtGCCCAAATCCTTGATTCTGAATTTATTGTCCAGAAATGTCTTTAAATcagaaattaaattcaaatcattGCTAGTtagaataatatcatcaacatagactaaCAAAGCAATGAAAGAACTGTTTTCTGACTTAATAAAGAGAGTATGATCAGATTTGGCTTGCTGAAAACCATACTCAATAATGGATGTGGATAACTTGGAGAACCATTGTCTAGAGGCTTGCCTTAACCCATAAAGAGACTTTTGTAATTTACAAACTCTAGAGTCCCCCTGTGTGCCATATCCGGGTGGAATAGACATATATACTTCTTCATCTAAATCTCCATGCAAGAATGCATTATTTACATCTAACTGATGTAAATGCCAATTTTTGGCAGCTGCTATGGCCAATAGACATCTCACTGTAGTCATTTTTGCAACTAGAGAAAAAATCTCCTGAAAATCAAGTCCCTCAATTTGGTTGTACCCCTTTGCAACCAAACAA containing:
- the LOC118349712 gene encoding uncharacterized protein LOC118349712; protein product: MAIKLDMSKAYDRVEWPFLEAMLKRLGFGLKMCSLIMKCISSVSYSVLVNGKVGRSFLPSRGIRQGDLLSPYLFIICAEGLSQLLLNSEREGAIRGTAISRGGIRVNHLLFADDCVLFCRALKREWKVIYSILEMYEKASGQAPNKQKTSIFFSSNTTKVVKRMLFQEAGAVLCDSYERYLGLPAVVGRSRYNAFRSIKEKVWLKMQNWKSAFLSKADKEVLIKAVLQAIPTYTMSIFQLPKRLCRDIEALMSKFWWSNCQKERGIHWKRWSWLGMAKAEGGLGFRNLESFNRAMLAKQGWRILKEPLSLVARVFKDKYFKNMQFLEAPLGRLPSLIWKSIWSAMGLVKEGMLWRIGNGKSVNIWGQKWLPTQTTHCVQSEIKVLNPNAKVSELIEEQEGRWKEDVVANIFNKEEAKVICAIPVSRFGSADKLIWGPSKNGKFSVKSAYFVEQKKYVESGPSHVKEEVDIWKRIWSLDVPGVAKHFMWRAGIWHRRNKVVFENKFVSPGTVVQLAIGGLDEFHVANQIKGVNQKHTAEGGRGENWKRPNGQWFKANFDGALNMEMQKMGMGIVVRDSKGEVIASLCGTKGSVTSPFIAELNALWRTMDFCSELGLQDVIIEGDAKELIDAINTETEDESWKGQLVEDMKQKWKNRKQWDLKFIYREGNVVAHHLAKLALQLDDEVCWIENVPKNVNCLVQRDKDCSENNMMK